A part of Natator depressus isolate rNatDep1 chromosome 18, rNatDep2.hap1, whole genome shotgun sequence genomic DNA contains:
- the CROCC gene encoding rootletin isoform X12 produces the protein MSAPERAADAELKLEAVIQKLESSVLTSGEGKSFTIRSSSEDAPPTRLLARIREIVAENLSEQESPAACLGEMSSLLSLQEENRILQQELSRVEDLLAQSRAERDELAIKYNAISERLEQALRLETGERERESLENKSLAQQNVELRRHLEEEQAAYKRKLQAYQEGQQRQAQLVQKLQAKVLQYKKKCGEVEQQLLEKSTELEQQRLTSRLDMTDSRLRQDEEHSNDLENALIRLEEEQQRSASLAQVNAMLREQLDQANAANQALSEDIRKLTTDWTKARNELEQREVEWRREEESFNTYFSNEHSRLLTLWRQVVGFRRHFSEMKTMTERDLSELSNELSRSGRTIHAACLNLSSNLRLSESSASAALEKQALLLAQLEEQLKDKVRDMIQLQVRCDMEKAELGTRVAEMTATVERLKAQNSEKEKTVETLTQKLENLEAARAQEQAALEAEEIEALRTESEMLQQTLRDLAQAVLSDADSAIHLTGTERTTDVSDSDATGFSLRGLSSSLRTPSPLRRSSPRRSSSPRRSLSPAFSDSTLAVVHSALQKRQLQVQDIHGKYEAIQELVGSLKKQLAERDHERRSLEQKILQLKDDVDCSLRAKDDAMREASRFRSSADLLGSEKSNLERSLQALQQHMEALRQESERLQLANSDLQRQREHLEDEKDDIAKDKERAQKEIERGHKQLEQLEVKKSSLKKELMLVKEALNKATLEKEVSENEKVEMAEALSKAEASRAELELTASKLKAEEASLRDSLSKMSSLNEGLAQDKIELNRIISQLEEEKGAVLGQKREVEQEKASIRDELVRLEQEKLELDTERQGLEHSLQDVERSRERLERELLALQKERVQLQEQLGQLSRQRNAASEELGQARREQERLSEALLRAAREKEGLMKEKASLVVQLAASERENRGLAEEIAGLRSEKDALETTLFDIQQQRAQLDARKEQLEADSQNLLLAKEMLQVELASIRKQRELDVTRLERDKELLAQKLAQTEQEAQVTLRNKEVAHEEDVDRLQREKETVRLELESEREELLHRLSHEREELLARYEAEKEELSEEITALQQERDESLLQAENEKQQALSLKESEKTLLSEKLACAQHSLAGVTVEMERQKREAISRQEQDRSTINALTSELKSLRVQLEETIAAHEREARGLQEQVKELARQRECTLREVEELKTQLRMVEDARDSIRRDVIEAHRKVRESQEGHEVQRKDILDLRRSLSDEAKEKEALQSSNQELRAAVKRAESDRISLKRANEEKEQKLATLEEARAAVGKEAADLRSSLQEVERSRLEARRELQELRRQIKMLDSENAKKNKEVAELQARVALDEQREEESRRESFGLKQKIVESEASREFARKELHNLQRKLSEQEGEFRVREKDLLGSLEEARGNEKKLLDNARNLEIKLENAQAEAAELSLRLSAAEGRTLGLEAELARVEGLKRDVEFKLGSLHSALRRTLGISRGGRAPSPAIRGRSSSPKRLFSPTKGDNAYSTTDGRGSPTPQAGSPERSPSLRPLSPERALSPGRSEQLVADIDPEVVRAALRDFLQELRETQRERDDLRAQLGSLTRQLAEMESERDSASTRVQQLQKLVTESQEGRRSADGKLSSAQTALLLQEETLRRNDRERKALMDKVTALERSLQSADSDRRTTQEKISKMKANEAKLENDKRRLKEVLDASESRCTKLELLRRSLEGELQRVKLVLSDREVEIQVLQDRGDTLQRQVTDSEMKANALQLSVERLHLTLAKAEEGESALKDKVQGLALSLSESSANAGATQEKVLQLQKALTASEHDRRVLQERLDAARQAVSEAKKQNSGLADRVQVLKTEQQELEVQKEELEGQVRQQQELLRQCQESESTALRSLQKLQEDKHLLQERLGSLQRALAQLESEKREAERSSLRLEKDKMALKKTLDKVEREKLKTHEDSVRLLAEKGRLDRSLNTVEEELAEAQRQIQLLEAQVAEMEQTQSQSLVETATRHRQELQLEIERLRGSQLQAERTLEARERAHRQRVKGLEEQISTLKDQLQQELRRCQSHYSHSSLLSGN, from the exons CTGGAGCAGGCCCTGCGTCTGGAGACCGGGGAGCGGGAGCGGGAGTCGCTGGAGAACAAGAGCCTGGCCCAGCAGAACGTCGAGCTGCGGCGccacctggaggaggagcaggcCGCCTACAAACGCAAGCTCCAGGCCTACCAGGAGGGCCAGCAGCGGCAGGCGCAGCTCGTGCAGAAGCTGCAGGCGAAG GTTCTCCAGTACAAGAAGAAGTGTGGGGAGGtggaacagcagctgctggagaaatCAACCGAGCTGGAGCAGCAGAGACTCACG AGCCGGCTAGACATGACGGACTCGCGCCTGCGCCAGGATGAAGAGCACAGCAATGACCTGGAGAACGCGCTCATccggctggaggaggagcagcaaag GAGCGCCAGCCTGGCCCAGGTCAACGCCATGCTGCGGGAGCAGCTGGACCAGGCCAACGCCGCCAACCAGGCCCTCAGCGAGGACATCCGGAAGCTGACGACTGACTGGACCAAAGCACGCAACGAGCTGGAGCAGCgggaggtggagtggaggcgaGAGGAGGAG tCATTCAACACCTACTTCAGCAACGAGCACAGCCGGCTGCTGACCCTCTGGAGACAGGTGGTGGGCTTCCGGCGCCACTTCAGTGAGATGAAGACCATGACCGAGAG GGACCTGTCGGAGCTGAGCAACGAGCTGTCCCGGTCCGGCCGCACCATCCACGCCGCCTGCCTGAACCTGAGCAGCAACTTGCGCCTGTCGGAGAGCAGCGCCAGCGCGGCCCTGGAGAAGcaggccctgctgctggcccagctggAGGAGCAGCTGAAGGACAAGGTGCGCGACATGATCCAGCTGCAGGTCAGGTGTGACATGGAGAAAGCGGAGCTCGGCACCAG agtCGCTGAGATGACGGCCACCGTGGAACGCTTGAAAGCCCAGAACTCGGAGAAGGAGAAGACGGTCGAGACGCTGACCCAGAAGCTGGAAAATCTG GAGGCTGCGCGGGCGCAGGAGCAGGCAGCGCTGGAGgccgaggagatcgaggccttgCGGACGGAGTCGGAGATGCTCCAGCAGACGCTGCGAGACCTTGCTCAG GCCGTCCTGTCCGACGCCGACAGCGCCATCCACCTCACAGGCACAGAGCGAACGACGGATGTTTCGGACAGCGACGCCACGGGATTCAGCCTGCGGGGCCTCTCCTCCAGCCTCCGCACCCCGTCTCCGCTCCGGCGCTCCTCCCCCCGGCGCAGCTCCTCCCCCCGGCGCAGCCTCTCACCGGCCTTCTCCGACTCCACGCTGGCCGTGGTGCACTCCGCCTTGCAGAAGAGGCAGCTGCAGGTGCAG GACATCCACGGCAAGTACGAAGCCATCCAGGAGCTGGTGGGCTCCCTGAAGAAGCAGCTGGCGGAAAGAGATCACGAGCGACGCTCCCTGGAGCAGAAGATCCTGCAGCTGAAGGACGACGTCGACTGCTCCTTGCGGGCCAAGGACGATGCCATGCGGGAAGCCAGCCGCTTCCGCTCCTCGGCTGACCTGCTGGGCAG TGAGAAGAGCAACCTGGAGCGAAGCCTGCAGGCCCTGCAGCAGCACATGGAGGCCCTGCGGCAGGAGAGCGAGAGGCTGCAGTTGGCCAACAGCGACCTGCAGCGGCAGCGAGAACACCTGGAGGACGAGAAGGACGACATCGCCAAGGACAAGGAGCGGGCGCAGAAGGAGATTGAGCGCGG CCACAAACAGCTGGAGCAGCTGGAAGTGAAGAAATCCAGTCTGAAAAAGGAGCTGATGCTTGTTAAGGAGGCTCTGAACAAAGCCACCCTGGAGAAGGAGGTGTCTGAGAATGAGAAGGTGGAGATGGCAGAGGCGCTTTCCAAG GCGGAGGCGAGCCGGGCCGAGCTGGAGCTGACCGCCAGCAAGCTGAAGGCGGAGGAGGCCTCGCTGCGCGACTCGCTGTCCAAGATGAGCTCCCTGAACGAGGGGCTGGCCCAGGATAAAATTGAACTCAACAGGATCATCAGCCAG ctggaggaggagaagggggccgTGTTGGGGCAGAAGCGGGAGGTGGAGCAGGAGAAGGCCTCAATCCGCGACGAGCTGGTCCGGCTGGAGCaggagaagctggagctggacacggagaggcaggggctggagcactccCTGCAGGATGTGGAGCGGAGCCGGGAGAGGCTGGAGAGGGAGCTGCTGGCCCTGCAGAAGGAGAGggtgcagctgcaggagcagctggggcag ctgTCCCGCCAGAGGAACGCGGCCAGCGAGGAGCTGGGGCAGGCCCGCCGGGAGCAGGAGCGGCTCAGCGAGGCCCTGCTGCGAGCCGCCAGGGAGAAGGAGGGGCTGATGAAGGAGAAGGCCAGCCTGGTGGTGCAGCTGGCTGCGTCGGAGCGGGAGAACAGGGGGCTGGCGGAGGAGATCGCCGGGCTCCG GTCGGAGAAGGATGCCTTGGAGACCACCCTCTTTGACATCCAGCAGCAGCGTGCTCAGCTGGACGCCCGGAAGGAGCAGCTGGAGGCCGACAGCCAGAACCTGCTCCTGGCCAAGGAGATGCTGCAGG tggagctggccagCATCCGCAAGCAGAGGGAGCTGGACGTGACCCGGCTGGAGAGGGATAAGGAGCTGCTGGCTCAGAAGTTGGCTCAAACGGAGCAGGAGGCCCAGGTCACGCTGAGAAACAAGGAGGTGGCTCACGAGGAGGACGTGGATCGGCTCCAGAGGGAGAAG GAGACAGTGCGCCTGGAGTTGGAGTCGGAGCGGGAGGAGCTGCTGCACCGGCTGAGCCACGAGCGGGAGGAGCTGCTGGCCCGCTACGAGGCGGAGAAGGAGGAGTTGAGCGAGGAGATCACCGCGCTGCAGCAGGAGCGGGATGAGAGCCTCCTGCAGGCAGAGAACGAGAAGCAGCAG GCCCTGTCCCTCAAGGAGTCGGAGAAGACCCTCCTGTCGGAGAAGCTGGCCTGCGCCCAGCACAGCCTCGCCGGCGTGACCGTGGAGATGGAGCGGCAGAAGCGAGAGGCCATCAGCCGGCAGGAGCAGGACCGG AGCACCATCAACGCCCTGACCTCGGAGCTGAAGAGCTTGCGGGTGCAGTTGGAAGAAACCATCGCGGCCCACGAGCGGGAGGCCCGGGGGCTGCAGGAGCAGGTCAAGGAGCTGGCCAGGCAGCGGGAATGCACCCTCCGCGAG GTGGAGGAGCTGAAGACCCAGCTGCGCATGGTGGAGGATGCCCGGGACAGCATCCGGCGGGACGTGATCGAGGCCCACCGGAAAGTACGGGAGAGCCAGGAGGGCCACGAGGTCCAGAGGAAGGACATCCTGGACCTGCGGCGCAGCCTGAGCGACGAGGCCAAGGAAAAGGAGGCACTGCAGAGCTCCAACCAGGAGCTGCGGGCTGCCGTCAAGCGAGCCGAGAGCGACCGCATCAG CCTGAAGCGGGCCAACGAGGAGAAGGAGCAGAAGCTGGCTACCCTGGAGGAGGCGCGGGCAGCCGTGGGCAAGGAAGCCGCCGACCTGAGGAGCAGCCTGCAGGAGGTGGAGCGATCGCGGCTGGAGGCCcgcagggagctgcaggagctgaggcgacag ATCAAGATGCTGGACAGTGAGAACGCCAAGAAGAACAAGGAGGTGGCAGAGCTGCAGGCCCGGGTGGCACTGGATGAGCAGCGGGAGGAGGAGAGCCGGCGGGAATCCTTCGGCCTCAAGCAGAAGATTGTGGAGAGCGAAGCCAGCAGGGAGTTTGCCAGGAAGGAG CTCCACAACCTGCAGCGGAAGCTGTCGGAACAGGAGGGCGAGTTCCGGGTGAGGGAGAAGGACCTCCTGGGCAGCCTGGAGGAGGCCCGCGGCAATGAGAAGAAGCTGCTGGACAACGCCCGCAACCTGGAGATCAAGCTGGAGAACGCGCAGGCTGAGGCGGCGGAGCTGAGCCTCCGGCTGAGTGCCGCCGAGGGCCGCACCCTCGGCCTGGAGGCTGAGCTGGCTCGAGTGGAGGGGTTGAAGCGGGACGTGGAGTTCAAGCTGGGGAGCCTGCATTCCGCCCTGAGGCGCACCCTGGGCATCAGCCGGGGAGGCcgggcccccagcccagccatcAGGGGGCGTAGCAGCTCCCCCAAAAGACTCTTCTCTCCTACCAAAG GTGACAACGCGTACAGCACCACGGATGGGCGcggcagccccaccccacaggcgGGCAGCCCCGAGCGCAGCCCCAGCTTGCGCCCTCTGTCTCCGGAGCGTGCCCTCTCGCCCGGCCGCAGCGAGCAGCTGGTGGCGGATATCGACCCTGAAGTGGTGCGGGCCGCCCTCCGGGACTTCCTGCAGGAGCTGCGGGAGACGCAGCGCGAGCGG GATGACCTGCGGGCCCAGCTGGGCAGCCTGACCCGCCAGCTGGCTGAGATGGAGTCGGAGCGGGACAGCGCCAGCACCCGagtgcagcagctgcagaagctaGTGACGGAAAGCCAGGAAG GGAGGCGCAGCGcggacggcaagctgagcagcgCCCAGACcgccctcctgctgcaggaggagaccCTCCGCCGCAATGACCGGGAGCGCAAGGCATTGATGGACAAGGTGACGGCGCTGGAGCGGAGCCTGCAGTCGGCAGACAGCGACCGGCGAACCACCCAG GAGAAGATCAGCAAGATGAAAGCCAACGAGGCCAAGCTGGAGAACGACAAGCGGCGCCTGAAGGAGGTCCTGGACGCCTCGGAGAGCCGCTGCACCAAGCTGGAGCTGCTGCGGCGCTCGCtggagggggagctgcagagggtGAAGCTGGTGCTGAGTGACCGCGAGGTGGAGATCCAGGTGCTGCAGGACCGCGGTGACACGCTGCAGAGACAG GTCACCGACAGCGAGATGAAGGCCAACGCCCTGCAGCTGTCTGTGGAGCGACTGCACCTTACCCTGGCCAAGGCCGAGGAAGGTGAGAGCGCCCTGAAGGACAAGGTGCAGGGCCTGGCCCTGTCTCTGTCAGAGAGCAGTGCCAACGCCGGTGCCACCCAGGAGAAGgtgctccagctgcagaaggCGCTGACGGCCAGCGAGCATGACCGCCGAGTGCTGCAG GAGCGGCTGGACGCTGCCCGCCAGGCGGTCTCAGAAGCCAAGAAGCAGAACAGCGGGCTGGCCGACCGGGTCCAGGTGCTGAAAACcgagcagcaggagctggaggtGCAGAAGGAGGAGCTCGAAGGGCAGGTccggcagcagcaggag CTGCTGCGCCAGTGCCAGGAGAGCGAGAGCACGGCCCTGCGGAGCCTGCAGAAGCTGCAGGAGGACAAGCACCTGCTGCAGGAGCGGCTGGGCAGCCTGCAGCGGGcgctggcccagctggagagtgaGAAGCGGGAGGCGGAGCGCTCCTCCCTGCGGCTGGAGAAGGACAAGATGGCCCTGAAGAAGACCCTGGACAAG GTGGAGCGCGAGAAGCTGAAGACGCACGAGGATTCGGTGCGGCTGTTGGCGGAGAAGGGCCGGCTGGACCGCTCCCTCAACACGGTGGAGGAGGAGTTGGCGGAGGCTCAGCGGCAGATCCAGCTGCTCGAG